In Anolis carolinensis isolate JA03-04 chromosome 4, rAnoCar3.1.pri, whole genome shotgun sequence, the genomic window AACAgccataacaataacaacatcaaTAGAGAGAGCAAGGAAGACTTCAAGGAATGGTTTTCGCCAACCAGTTAACAGTTCAGTTTGGACTAAAATTAAGGAATGGTTTTCGCCAACCAGTTAACAGTTCAGTTTGGACTAAAATTAAGGAATGGTTTTCGCCAACCAGTTAACAGTTCAGTTTGGACTAAAATTAAGGAATGGTTTTCGCCAACCAGTTAACAGTTCAGTTTGGACTAAAATTAAGGAATGGTTTTCGCCAACCAGTTACAGTTCAGTTTGGACTAAAATTAAGGAATGGTTTTCGCCAACCAGTTAACAGTTCAGTTTGGACTAAAATTAAGGAATGGTTTTCGCCAACCAGTTAACAGTTCAGTTTGGACTAAAATTAAGGAATGGTTTTCGCCAACCAGTTAACAGTTCAGTTTGGACTAAAATTAAGGAATGGTTTTTGCCAACCAGTTACAGTTCAGTTTGGACTAAAATTAAGGAATGGTTTTTGCCAACCAGTTACAGTTCAGTTTGGACTAAAATTAAGGAATGGTTTTTGCCAACCAGTTAACAGTTCAGTTTGGACTAAAATTAAGGAATGGTTTTCGCCAACCAGTTAACAGTTCAGTTTGGACTAAAATTAAGGAATGGTTTTCGCCAACCAGTTAACAGTTCAGTTTGGACCAAAATTAAGGAATGGTTTTCGCCAACCAGTTACAGTTCAGTTTGGACTaaaattacaataacaacaacaacctgcagCAGAAATATAACACACACATCCCATCCAACTGTGCCAAGAGATCCCAGTGTTTGCATATCTACCAATACTGCTTCCCAGCTCATGCATAACTTGAATTTCCACCTATAATATCTAAACTGGCTGCCACTGGAACGGAGGAAGGTAACAAAGAAATATCCATAAGAACGACTTTGAGACCGAAGGAGCAGATGGCTCCGTCAAACGGCAGGGAATCACATCCAGATAAACCAAGGCGcagactgtaaaaaaaaaatcaattgcgaGACGCTGGATTGAATAAGTGAGCGAAAGAGGGACTTCTTTGCATTGGAAAAGCCTTGGCTTTGCTCACAAAAAAGTATAAAATGCATTTGCAATGGTTGTGCAAAACTGCAGTCTCCATGGCTctgtagcaggcatgggcaaactttggccctccaggtgttttggacttcaactcccacaattcctaacggcctatcggccgttaggaattgtgggagttgaagtccaaaacacctggagggccaaagtttgcccatgcctgcttcatAGCATTGAAACAAAGCAATTACAACGGATTTGTTTATTACCGGAGCATCTCCGCTTTGCAGGAGACGACCATGGTTACGCTCATTCACCGTCACCAAAATGATTCAAGGTGGGTGAATCcaacagatcccatcccacattTTATTGTCAACATTTCCTCCTGTTGACATGCAGATCCAGAGCCCAGAAGATGATTTTGTTACACTTTCATTTCTTGAATGAAGCATCGTATGATGGGCTCTGTTGTACTTTAGTTCAAAAATGGATTGCAACTCTTTGGAAACGTCCTAGGTTGGAAAAAAAATTGGCACATCAAACTCTTGGACAGAGAGAATCAGGTACACTTTGAattagattgcaactcccattatccccctACTAGGATGATGATAGACATTGTTGTGTCCTCTTTCGACGTGGGTAGGTCATGGTGCGtgccgggtgggtttcttcaaactccatcaatcatctgctccagcaccctgatgaattggttgcaattgtctgccacaccaattcctctgttcaaatgtcagactcaaacacatccgtagtctgaagtccaaacatttatttcaatatctacaaacatatttacaaagcactggGCTAGCATTTCTCTTCAGCCTCTTCGCtcagcaagcacagctcaactcacacagagataagaagcacattcctcagtccgaaggaagttcccaacctccaaggccggaaatcatgcctgataggtcatagcagtcacaacaggctatcagtcaaactagcctgctgttaactgtttcattgctgaaacacacactcttgcaaaaaacagcagaaacacttgatttacatttcatacacatacatacaaccataatccaacatccTCTCTATATCTGGAGACCACACACAAGTTTGGGAAAGCTTGACACATGTAAGTGTGAAGAACAAGGAAGACGTTACAGAATGGTTTTTGCCAACTAGGTTGGActaaaaaggtaaaaggtaaaggttttccctgatgttaagtccagtcatgtctgactctgggggttggtgctcatctccatttctaagccgaagagccggggttgtccgtagacacctccaaggtcatgtggccggcatgactgcatggagcgccgttaccttcccgccggagcggtacctattgatctactcacattagcatgttttcgaactgctaggttggcaggagctggggctaacagcgggcgctcattccgctcccgagatttgaacctggctccttttggtccgcaagttcagcagctcagcgcttcaacacactgtgccaccaggggcccctaggtTGGACTACTACTCCCATTATCCCCCAACCAAAGGGACATTGGCTGGGGGATGATGGGCATTGTCCCTATAGCGTGAAGACATACTAGGCTGGGAAAAGTTAAAATTCAAAGAGAATACGGAAGATTTCACAGAGAATATGGAAGACTTcaggttggactacaactcccattatccctcaTCAACAGAGGCATTGACTGGGAGATAGTGAATATTGTTTTCCTCTCATATATTTGAGAGACTCTCTCCAAAAATATGGGAAACTTGGCGCATGTGAGTATGCATCAAACTCTTGGATGGAGAGAACAAGAAAGACGTCACAGAGTCATCGTCCTGCTTTTATCTCTTAATCAAGGCACAAAGTGgttcataatattttttttaaagatgcaatGTAAAATCCAGAATGTTTTTGACAACCCTTAaggttggactacagctcccattacgGCCCCGCCAACACAAACACTGCCTGGATATTTCgttgtgtcactttgagaaaaaaaacccataatttcgaaATAtgttagtttaaataacaaaaatatataattgtaatatataccgtatatacttgaatataagccgacccgaatataagccgaggcacctaattttaccacaaaaaactgggaaaacattaactccagtataagccgagggtggtaaatttcagaaataactatagataccaataaaattacattaattgaggcatctgtaggttaaatgttttttaatattaacATAACGCTCaattttaagataagactgtccaactcagatcaaatcattattcccatcttcttcaatgtaaatgtgcttatgtatccttttaataataatagagtaaaataatacatgtaataataaatagagtaagataataaatgcaataaaaataataataataagatcagaatgaaatacagtagagtctcacttatccaacataaatgggccggcagaacattggataagcgaatatgttggataataaggagggattaaggaaaagcctattaaacatcaaattaggttatgattttacaaattaagcaccaaaacatcatgttatacaacaaatttgacagaaaaagtagttcaatacacagtaattctatgtagtaattactgtatttacaaatttcgcaccaaaatatcatgatgtattgaaaacattgactacaaaaatgcattggataatccagaacgttggataagcgagactctattgtaataaatgtattaataataataataaaaatagagtaaaataaatgtaatagtagcaacaacaatagagaaaaataataaatgtaataataccaataataatagagaaaaataataaatgtaccatatattcttgagtataagctgacccaaatataagccaaccaggaccctcacccaagtataagctaagggggtctttttcagtcttaaaaaaagggcttgtacttgagtatatacagtatatggaaaaaattccaaaatgcaaaatctgaaacacttctgatcccaatcGTTTTGGATAAAGAGATGCTCCACCTGCACTAAATGAGATTGGTGCAAGGCCAAACCCAAAGGTCTGCAACTAAAACTTATTTAGACGTTATCCATTTCCATTTTCTCAACTTGCAGCCATTGGATTCCAACACTAAGAGTGCATCTGAacttcagaattaatgcaatttgacaccgctttaactgctccAATCTTGGGAATCGCAGATTGATGGGACACTagataaagaccttgcaaaactagaaCCCAATGATTTCAttgactaaagaccttgcaaaagtaGGAACCCAATGATTTcataggctaaagaccttgcaaaaataGGAAACCAATGATTTcattggctaaagaccttgcaaaaataGGAAACCAATGATTTcattggctaaagaccttgcaaaactagaaACCCAATGATTTctttggctaaagaccttgcaaaagtaGGAACCCAATGATTTCattgcagctaaagtggtgcaaaactgcattcattatccAGTGTAGATGTTCCCTAATAAACCAAACAAGGGGGAAAAAACTGCATGGGAAACCAAATTAGGAAGAGGCAAAGGGTTGGGGAAACAAGCAGAATGTTAAACCTTCCAACTCCCATTGGCATCAATTTAAGACTTTACAAAGTTGCAATGGCAGCTGCTTAACAAGTTGGGATTTATTTGGAAGGGCGAACCGCCAGCGCTGCCTGAGGCCAGCTTTGGCCAGGGACCCACCTGGGAATTTTCTTCAGTGTAATATACTGCTTTAGCCTCGGGGTATGAAACACCCAgggaaaatacaaaacaaaatttaGATGCAGATGATACACAATATCTCGGGATGGATATTGCCAAACCGAATGCAGAGGAAGGGGCTTTCTGCCTGATGAAAACCCAGAGTGACCGATCTCGCCACAAGTAAATCAAGAGACGAAAGTGGAATTTGAgtgattataataatattaagattAACCCTATGGAACATCATTTTCAGTGTTGAGGAAATGACTTTCCTCGAAAGCTCAGAGCAAGAAACATTTCCCAATTTCCTTTGGCAGCATCCATTGAGAATTCCCTAAGGATTTAGTATTGCAACTTCTGCTAAGGTGCTTCTTCTGTAATTAAATTAAAGCAGTTTTgaaactacagtaaagtctcgcttatccaacataaacggtccggcaaaatgttggataataaggagggattaagggaaagcctattaaatgtcaaattacatgatgattttacaaattaggcaccaaaacatcatgttttacaacaaagcaacagaaaaagcagttcaatacagtacatagtaacgttatgtagtaattactgtatttaggaatttagcaccaaaacatcgtaatgtattgaaaacattggctacaaaaacactgactactaaaaggcaaatggcattggataatacagaatgttggataagtggaagttggataaacgagactctactgtactttaacttccatggctcacttTTACAGAATCCTGGAATTCACAGTTTGGTGAAACAGAAAGCTACTACTCCCATAGTTCCATATTATTGACAGTTAAagcggtgacaaactgcattcattcaacagtgtagatgcactcttggagACCTCCCATTTGTAGGATTGCCATGAATTAAaactggaggtttttcagcagaggctggatggccatctgtcaagagggcttggattgtgtcttcctgcaagaCAGAAggaggctgggctggatggcccttgagtgcCAACTAATACTAAGACACTTACAGCTAGAAAAATATTCACAGCAAGCGCGATCGAATCTTGCAAAAGATAGGATCCCAAATCCAAGATGACTGGGCTTACATCAAACCGATGGGATATAACTTTTTCATTGTATAAAAAGGTTGAACACTATTGCATTGCAACCTTTCACAACTGAGATCTGGAACATGTAGTTGCAATGCACATGCCAAGAGATCGGAAATGTGTATGCAAAGAGATCTGAGCACGCAAAGAAATCTGAAATGCACAGTTGCAATGCACATGCCAAGAGATCCAAAATGTATATGCGAAGAGATCTGAAATGTGTAGTTGCAATGCACATGCCAAGAGATCTGAAATGCATATGCAAAGAGATCTGAGCATGCAGAATCTGAAATGCGTAGTTGCcgtgaacatgcaaagatatccGAAATGTGTATGCAAAGAGATCTGAGCACGCAGATCTGAAATGTGTAGTTGCAATCCACTTGCAAAGAGATCTGAAATGCATATGCAAAAAGATCTGAGCATGCAGAATCTGAAATGCATAGTTGCAGTGCACATGCCAAGAGATCTGAAATGTGTATGCAAAGAGATCTGAAATGTGTTGTTGCAATGCACATGCCAAGAGATCCGAAATGTATATGCAAAGAGATCTGAAATGTGTTGTTGCAATGCACATGCCAAGAGATCCGAAATGTATATGCAAAGAGATCTGAAATGTGTAGTTGCAATCCACTTGCAAAGAGATCTGAAATGCATATGCAAAGAGATCTGAGCATGCAGAATCTAAAATGCATAGTTGAAGTGCACATGCAAAGATATCCGAAATGTGTATGCAAAGAGATCTGAAATGTGTAGTTGCAATGCACATGCCAAGAGATCCGAAATGTATATGCGAAGAGATCTGAAATGTGTAGTTGCAATGCACATGCCAAGAGATCCGAAATGTATATGCAAAGAGATCTGAAATGTGTTGTTGCAATGCACATGCCAAGAGATCCAAAATGTATATGCAAAGAGATCTGAAATGTGTAGTTGCAATCCACTTGCAAAGAGATCTGAAATGCATATGCAAAGAGATCTGAGCATGCAGAATCTAAAATGCATAGTTGAAGTGCACATGCAAAGATATCCGAAATGTGTATGCAAAGAGATCTGAAATGTGTAGTTGCAATGCACATGCCAAGAGATCCGAAATGTATATGCGAAGAGATCTGAGCACGCAAAGAAATCTGAAATGTGTAGTTGCAATCCACTTGCAAAGAGATCTGAAATGCATATGCAAAGCGATCTGAGCATGCAGAGATCTGAAATGCGTAGTCGCAGTGCACATGCAAAGATATCAGAAATGTGTAGTTGAAATGCACATCTGGATACACAATGCAGGCAGATGTGGTGCTTTGAACATTGAGCTGCAACTCTagaaaccagagtttgaatctctaCTCCACCATGGAaaaattactgttattattattgttatcattattagtaATACGTCACATTTTCTaactttaaaaaactcccattgcagtgaccttgggcaagtcacactctctcagcctcaagaggaaagcaatggcaaactccctctgaacaaatcttgcatttCTTTAAAGCCAGACGAGACTCGAAAGTGTACAATGGGAAGAGTCATTGATGAGCCTGAAAAACTCAAGTATTGAGTTATGAAAACACAGTTCAACTACTCATTgcttttgggcaagtcacactctctcagcctcataagaTGGCAATGGCAACCTTGCACTAGTAAGTTGGGAATTACTCGAAAGAACGGAACAAAAACAGTCATTGGTGAATTTGGACaaactaaacaacaacaacaatggtcaGATAAATGAACCTGCAAATCCCAAGGAGCTTTATGCTTCTAAAAACCAATCTGGAAGAGCTCTGTTTTTACCGTCCCCGGCATGCCTGAATTTCCAGAATTATTTAATCAGATGCCACTCAAACCTCGTTGGGGCTCTGCAAGAGCAATGCTAAATTCTGCTAAATTCGGACCTGAGATGCAGCAGGGTTGCGTTCAAAGTATTAACTGATTAATCAACGTCCCGGACCCCCCAAAGGGAAAAAAGCTATTATTAAACCCCCGGAGACGGAGGGATCTGCCGTCCCAAAAGTACTTACTCTTGATTAGTCCCACAGAGATAAATGAGGCTTCTCACCTGTTTCTTATAACAACAGATCTGTGTTTTTTCCAACTGGGACGCAACAGGCAACAGGGGCAGCTTTTGTTgttgcaacaacagcaacaacaacattattattattattattattttattatgacacagcaaacaagatagatatgctggattttgtaacacaaaatcacaagtcgaacacttcccaagtgtctagggctgtgtgatgtattttcagatgatgcgtgcagatcccagcagggtggccttttgcagattgtaattattattattatttttgtatgacacagcaaacaagatagatatgctgggtttcgtttcacaaaatcacaagtcgaacacttcccaagtgtttaggactgtgtgatgtattttcggatgatgcgtgcagatcccagcagggtggctttttgcagttggcagatcgtaattttgtcaatgtctattgtttccaaatgccggctgagatcttttggcacggcacccagtgtgcccatcaccaccgggaccacctgcactggtttctgccagagtctttgaagttcaatcttgaggtcctgatagcggctgagtttttcctgttgtttttcgtcaatgcgactgtcacctgggatgttattattattattattattattattattattattattattattattattattattgtgatatcGAAgtctttcatagccagaatcactgggttactgtgagttttccgggctgcatggccatgtttcagaagcattctctcctgacgttttgcccacatctatggcaggcatcctcagaggtggtgaggtctgttggaaactaggcaagtggggtttatatatctgtggaataatgtccagggtgggagaaagaactctttatctgtttgaggcaagtgtgaaaatgttggaattggccagcttgcttagcactgaatagtcttgcaacttcaaagcctggctgcttcctgcctgggggaaatcctttgttaggattccattattattattattattattattattattattattattattattattattattattaacacaacgacatagtatgacacagcaaacaagatagatatgctggatttcatatattattattttattgtatgacacagcaaacaagatagatatgctgtatttcgtatcacaaaatcacaagttgaacacttcccaagtgtctaggactgtgtgatgtattattattactattattattattattattattattattattattatttatcccatTTTCCTGCCTGAAGCGCTATCTATTTTTAAGCACCTGTGTAAGGATCCCAGGGtagatctacactgcagaattaccgtatatactcgagtataagccgacctgaatataagccgagggacgtaattttaccacaaaaaaactgggaaaacattgacttcagtataagctgagggtgggaaatttcagaaataaaaatagataccaatagaattacattaattgaggcatcagtaggttaaatgtttctgaatatttacataaagctcaaatttaagataagactgtccaactctgatcaaatcattattctcatcttcttcaatgtatatgtgcttatgtatccttttaataataatagagtaaaataatacatgtcataataataataataataataaataaaggaaaataatacatgtaataataaatagaataaaataataaatgcaataataatatcagagtgaaaaaataaatttattattattattaataata contains:
- the LOC134298560 gene encoding uncharacterized protein LOC134298560; its protein translation is MHFRSLCKWIATTHFRSLCIYILDLLACALQQHISDLFAYTFRISWHVHCNYTFQISSHIHFGSLGMCIATTHFRSLCIHISDIFACALQLCILDSACSDLFAYAFQISLQVDCNYTFQISLHIHFGSLGMCIATTHFRSLCIYISDLLACALQQHISDLFAYTFQISWHVHCNYAFQILHAQIFLHMHFRSLCKWIATTHFRSACSDLFAYTFRISLHVHGNYAFQILHAQISLHMHFRSLGMCIATTHFRSLRIYILDLLACALQLCISDFFACSDLFAYTFPISWHVHCNYMFQISVVKGCNAIVFNLFIQ